The following proteins are co-located in the Phragmites australis chromosome 10, lpPhrAust1.1, whole genome shotgun sequence genome:
- the LOC133930091 gene encoding secreted RxLR effector protein 161-like — MTSCNPSLELMEPRLKLSRESTVPLVNTTEYRRVINGLRYLRVLRYAVGTRDYGLYFTRKEEGRARLVGYSDADMAGDIDTRKSTSGIIFFLDDNPITWQSSKQKVVALSSCEAEYIAAATAGCQGVWLALLVTDMVGIGPGVPKLKVDNQSIIALSKNLIFHDRSKHIDIRFHYI; from the exons ATGACCTCCTGCAATCCTAGCTTGGAGCTGATGGAGCCAAGGCTCAAGCTGAGCAGGGAGAGCACGGTGCCGCTGGTGAACACGACGGAGTACAGGCGCGTCATCAATGGACTGCGCTATTTG CGCGTGCTTCGGTACGCGGTTGGAACACGTGACTATGGCCTTTACTTCACCAGGAAGGAGGAAGGGCGGGCTCGGCTTGTTGGATACAGCGACGCCGACATGGCGGGCGACATCGACACGCGGAAGAGCACGAGcggcatcatcttcttcctcgacgACAACCCCATCACTTGGCAATCTTCCAAGCAGAAGGTGGTAGCTCTGTCCTCGTGTGAGGCAGAGTACATTGCAGCAGCTACGGCTGGTTGCCAAGGCGTCTGGCTAGCTCTGCTCGTGACTGACATGGTCGGCATCGGGCCTGGAGTGCCGAAGCTCAAGGTGGACAATCAGTCCATCATCGCCCTCAGCAAAAACCTCATTTTCCACGACCgaagcaaacacattgatatACGATTCCACTACATTTAG